From a region of the Arachis ipaensis cultivar K30076 chromosome B09, Araip1.1, whole genome shotgun sequence genome:
- the LOC107618642 gene encoding uncharacterized protein LOC107618642, whose product MTENSLFLKKKYFYAFFICMPYLCKEVLQGQGYFGLVPVFKLKLLAMNRAYCLPAARRKESDGDNRENGDTARRRRPQSFHMTRGSFLRQRHSSCDGDGTSTRDAYTRDGAAGGMRAAVAAVAAGLRWLRVAGLGG is encoded by the exons ATGACAGAAAActctctttttttaaaaaaaaaatatttttatgcatttttcataTGTATGCCTTACTTATGCAAGGAAGTTTTACAGGGCCAAGGATATTTTGGTCTGGTGCCAGTCTTCAAACTGAAGCTACTGGCTATGAACAg GGCTTACTGCTTACCGGCGGCGAGGAGGAAGGAGAGTGACGGCGACAATAGAGAAAATGGTGACACCGCGAGACGGCGACGACCACAGAGCTTTCACATGACGCGAGGGAGCTTCCTACGACAGCGACACAGCTCCTGCGACGGCGACGGAACTTCCACACGTGATGCCTATACACGCGACGGGGCTGCAGGGGGTATGAGAGCTGCAGTAGCTGCGGTTGCTGCGGGGCTGCGGTGGTTGCGGGTGGCAGGACTGGGTGGCTAG